Proteins from a single region of Diorhabda sublineata isolate icDioSubl1.1 chromosome 2, icDioSubl1.1, whole genome shotgun sequence:
- the LOC130452739 gene encoding uncharacterized protein LOC130452739 → MEEFKGDDTSENNNIKKEVDVSLLYPDVIFKETNEVINTKNEELVNDNIDGDPVDYTITGFDEAIFQLTPEEIKIKKKYFKWGNRIQNTRIECTSCCKHLSNALTEFKNVFVHPILSVIICKECFDFYMNGTFSIDMDGMEMYCRWCGQGGQVFCCNKCPKVFCKICIKNNVSSKQFTTIRDSEYWECFACNPKPIMRLKIQCYELVKYVQRKLTRLDNEHNDKKRKSTTFTENKTSKKNKLSENHVEDEAIKISDTKEETENATSSKKTFAPDEELSLEKENLNPVPLNTTSLPPKRDPLPSASINLHKPTIYVPISKLTLSRPAQLNPPLIPRAIYTNNSVGTPAAGVQSTPIVTSATPRQAVINHAISRVISRRVVGAHNHHIYYVAYPNNEMTGTNRINANTPGSDTYGTRQDNTNSTPAEQESKVQQLTQRGDFLKKLGEINQSLFLSALASSSCATSTLNIYQAYNKMTSFNEMLQVYNSFEKSLKTMTESLIHIRSQLIVNNISTSGLNKK, encoded by the exons aagAGTTGGTAAACGATAATATCGATGGTGATCCAGTGGATTATACCATCACTGGATTTGATGAag cgatatttcaattaactccagaagaaataaaaattaaaaaaaagtattttaaatggG GTAACCGAATACAGAATACAAGAATCGAGTGTACGTCGTGCTGCAAACACTTGAGTAATGCCCTAACCGAATTCAAAAACGTGTTTGTCCATCCTATTTTGAGCGTCATCATTTGCAAAGAATGTTTCGACTTTTATATGAACGGTACCTTCAGTATCGATATGGACGGCATGGAGATGTACTGTAGATGGTGTGGCCAAGGCGGGCAAGTGTTTTGTTGCAACAAGTGCCCTAAAGTTTTTTGCAAG atttgcataaaaaataatgtatcatCTAAGCAATTTACAACGATTCGTGATAGCGAATATTGGGAATGTTTTGCTTGTAATCCTAAACCAATAATGCGTCTCAAGATTCAGTGTTACGAACTTGTAAAATACGTTCAGAGGAAACTCAC GCGATTAGACAACGAACACAACGATAAGAAACGAAAATCTACGACATTTACCGAAAACAAAACGTccaaaaaaaacaaactatccGAAAATCACGTCGAAGATGAAGCTATAAAAATAAGTGATACCAAAGAAGAAACAGAAAATGCTACAAGTTCGAAAAAGACATTTGCGCCTGACGAAGAATTGtctcttgaaaaagaaaatttaaatccaGTTC CACTTAACACGACATCATTACCTCCAAAAAGAGATCCATTACCTTCCGCATCGATTAACTTGCATAAACCGACTATATACGTACCGATATCCAAGTTAACATTATCGAGACCCGCACAACTCAATCCCCCACTTATTCCCAGAGCGATTTATACCAATAACTCTGTTGGTACTCCAGCTGCAGGTGTTCAAAGTACTCCTATTGTTACATCAGCTACGCCACGACAGGCTGTAATAAATCACGCCATATCTCGCGTTATATCTCGAAGGGTGGTTGGTGCCCATAACCATCATATATATTATGTTGCGTATCCCAATAATGAGATGACAGGCACCAACAGAATTAATGCTAATACCCCGGGATCCGATACGTACGGCACAAGACAGGACAACACTAATTCTACACCGGCAGAG CAGGAATCCAAAGTTCAACAATTGACTCAGCGCGGAGATTTCCTTAAAAAACTTGGTGAAATAAACCAATCGCTATTTTTGTCGGCCCTGGCGAGTTCTTCATGCGCCACATCAACTTTGAATATATACCAAGCTTACAATAAGATGACATCATTTAATGAAATGCTACAAGTATacaattcttttgaaaaatcattaaaaacaaTGACCGAATCATTAATTCACATTAGAAGTCAGTTGATAGTCAACAATATATCTACGAGTGGACTAAATAA gaaataa